One stretch of Ananas comosus cultivar F153 linkage group 6, ASM154086v1, whole genome shotgun sequence DNA includes these proteins:
- the LOC109711964 gene encoding LOW QUALITY PROTEIN: probable auxin efflux carrier component 1c (The sequence of the model RefSeq protein was modified relative to this genomic sequence to represent the inferred CDS: deleted 1 base in 1 codon; substituted 1 base at 1 genomic stop codon): protein MITVSDFYHVMTAVVPLYVAMILAYGSVKWWKIFSPDQCSGINRFVALFAVPLLSFHFISTNNPYTMNVKFIAADTLQKLMVLAALTAWSHLSRRGCLEWTITLFSLSTLPNTLVMGIPLLKGMYGDFSGSLMVQIVVLQCIIWYTLMLFMFEFRGARLLITEQFPDTAGSIASIVVDSDVVSLDGRRDAIETEAADQGDGKFNVTVRSLQRSRSDITPAAPWASPATPAPSNLQRERRDPYSLQSSRNPTARAVSSFNHRFYSWSAAAPNFGAARRLPVAGAAGASTPRSTEDDGPPPAQPVSRTHDTYSAPNPNACSSHRRKRAERAARRQPRRARRAARAAPVGXRGERAATEDRGTKTSPLCGAPAPPAVSRHLGNNPYYGIAVAAAANDPAAVKEVRLAVSPGKMDRRKEGEEYVERDDFSFGNRGMMERDEGGGGDEKTHDATAGKGGGLHGATAMPPTSVMTRLILIMVWRKLIRNPNTYSSLIGIIWALVSFRWHVEMPAIVSGSISILSDAGLGMAMFSLGLFMALQPRIIACGNRVATFAMAVRFLAGPAVMAAASIAVGLRGNLLHVAVVQAALPQGIVPFVFAKEYNVHPDILSTAVIFGMLIALPITLVYYIFLGL, encoded by the exons ATGATTACGGTGTCGGATTTTTACCACGTGATGACGGCGGTGGTGCCGCTGTACGTGGCGATGATACTGGCGTACGGGTCGGTGAAGTGGTGGAAGATATTCTCGCCGGACCAGTGCTCGGGGATAAACCGGTTCGTGGCGCTGTTCGCAGTGCCGCTGCTGTCGTTCCACTTCATCTCGACGAACAACCCGTACACGATGAACGTGAAGTTCATCGCGGCGGACACGCTGCAGAAGCTGATGGTGCTGGCGGCGCTGACGGCGTGGAGCCACCTGAGCCGGCGGGGGTGCCTGGAGTGGACCATCAcgctcttctccctctccaccCTGCCCAACACGCTCGTCATGGGCATCCCGCTCCTCAAGGGCATGTACGGGGACTTCTCCGGGAGCCTCATGGTGCAGATCGTCGTGCTGCAGTGCATCATCTGGTACACGCTCATGCTCTTCATGTTCGAGTTCCGCGGCGCGCGCCTGCTCATCACCGAGCAGTTCCCGGACACCGCCGGATCCATCGCCTCCATCGTCGTCGACTCCGACGTCGTCTCGCTCGACGGCCGCCGCGACGCCATCGAGACCGAGGCCGCAGATCAAGGAGACGGCAAATTCAACGTCACAGTGCGCTCGCTCCAACGCTCGCGCTCCGACATTACTCCCGCCGCTCCATGGGCTTCTCCAGCAACCCCGGCACCCTCCAACCTGCAACGCGAACGCCGAGATCCTTACTCGCTCCAGTCCTCGCGC AACCCCACCGCCCGCGCGGTCTCCAGCTTCAACCACCGCTTCTACTCATGGTCGGCCGCAGCTCCAAACTTCGGCGCCGCCAGACGCCTACCCGTGGCCGGGGCGGCGGGCGCCTCCACCCCGCGCTCAACTGAGGACGACGGCCCGCCGCCGGCGCAGCCAGTGTCGCGGACGCACGACACGTACTCGGCGCCCAACCCCAACGCGTGTTCCTCGCACCGCCGGAAGCGCGCCGAGCGCGCCGCGCGCCGGCAGCCGAGACGGGCTCGGCGCGCGGCGCGGGCGGCGCCGGTGGGGTGAAGAGGCGAACGGGCTGCGACGGAGGACCGGGGGACGAAGACCTCCCCTTTGTGTGGAGCTCCAGCGCCTCCCGCCGTCTCCCGACATCTTGGAAACAATCCCTATTACGgcatcgccgtcgccgccgccgcgaacGACCCCGCCGCAGTCAAAGAAGTCAGGCTCGCCGTCTCGCCCGGCAAAA TGGATCGACGGAAGGAGGGGGAGGAGTACGTGGAGAGGGACGACTTCAGCTTCGGGAACAGGGGGATGATGGAGAGggacgagggcggcggcggggacgaGAAGACGCACGACGCGACGGCGGGGAAGGGCGGGGGGCTGCACGGGGCGACGGCGATGCCGCCGACGAGCGTCATGACGCGGCTGATCCTGATCATGGTCTGGCGCAAGCTCATCCGCAACCCCAACACCTACTCCAGCCTCATCGGCATCATCTGGGCCCTCGTCTCCTTCAG ATGGCATGTTGAGATGCCTGCCATTGTCTCGGGCTCCATCTCCATACTGTCGGATGCGGGCCTCGGAATGGCTATGTTCAGCCTCG GGCTGTTCATGGCGCTGCAGCCGCGGATCATAGCATGCGGCAACCGCGTCGCGACATTTGCCATGGCCGTCCGGTTCCTCGCAGGCCCAGCCGTCATGGCCGCCGCCTCCATCGCCGTAGGCCTCCGCGGCAACCTCCTCCACGTCGCCGTCGTCCAG gccGCGCTCCCTCAAGGCATTGTCCCCTTCGTCTTCGCCAAGGAGTACAACGTGCACCCCGACATACTCAGCACTGC GGTCATTTTTGGGATGTTGATTGCGCTCCCCATCACGTTGGTTTACTACATTTTCCTTGGCCTGtag